The genomic DNA CTTCCAGTTCGTCGCGTAGCGCACCGGGGCGCAGTGCTGCGTCGGGGCCGAGTAGGCCCTCGACGATGGCCAGTGCACCGGCGATGTCGCCGTGGCTCAAGCGGTCCTGAACGCCGACAAGGCAATCCGGGTGGCGGTGTGCTTGGTCGATGGCCTGTAGGCAGGGTAGTGGGGTGCCGGTCAGTGCGATCAGTAGTTCCTCCCGCCGGATTTCGGCCGGGTCGTGGTCCAGTGCGGTCAGTACGCCGTTCACCAGCCCGATTCGGTGCTGCTCTCCCCTGCACTCCACCAGGCGTAGCTGGTCTGTTCGGGCTGTGCCGCAAGATGTTTCGGTCGGATAGTCCGGTAGGAGTGCCGAGGCGACCAGTGGATGCAGCCGGTCGGCCGTTATCGCACCGGCGCGGATCAGTTGCAGGTCGGGGAGCATCCAGGTCGCAGCGTCCGGCAGGATCGGCAGCGCGGGCACCCTGCCACGCGGGTATCGGTCCGCGATCCGCAGCACCGGATCGTCTCTGAGCGAACGTAATTCCACAACCATCCGTCGCCGTGCCCCGAATCGCACCAGCAGTGGACCGTCCGGGAGTCCCTCGGCGCGCAGCAGAATCCCCGCCTCGGCCGCCCATCGGTCGATGGCGCAACCTTGCGGCACCATCTTCCGGAGCGCGGAATCCAACGTGCCATCGTCGTCGAATTGCTCTGCGCCGGAACGCATCCGAAGTTCATCAGTCCTGCGCGCATCCCACAGGTGATGGTGGAGGTCGAATCGAAAACGGCGGTTGGGACGGGGATGTGGATGCAGGCTGTTACCGACCCCGGATTCGTCCCAGAGCGCCAAGCTGATCCGCTGACCGGCGTCCGCCCAAGCGGGCGCGGTTCGGACCACAAGGTGCACCGAGCCCGCTCCGGCATGGTATCGAGCCAGCGTCATCGTGAGGCCCGGGCGTAGCAACCCATCGGGAGCAACCCTGGGCATATGCCAGCGCAGCAGATCCGGTGCTAGACAACGCAAATCGGCTCGCACGAGGGCGGCAAGTTCCCGGCCGTGCGTACGCGCCAGCGACCGCAGATCGACATCGACATCGAAACCCGCTGCGGCACATGCCCCGGCCCAGTCCCCGACGCGCCGCCGGACAGTCGCGGTCTCGATCATGGAAGGCGGCACGGCGAATTCACGTACGCGCAGCCAGAGAGAAATTCGGGAATCGTCCCCATTCGCGATGTGATTGTGCATCAGCACTCACCTGGCGCGAACGGGACCCCCAATCTTTGATCGGAATGAGTCATCATCATGTCGATGGTATCGCCTCTCCCCGATCCGGGCCACCCGAGGGTACGAATGGGCGTGTGAGACGTTGGGAGACAATCGGATTCCGCCCACCCAGTCGAGACAGAACTCGTTACCCTCGATGTCCCGCATCACGAGACACGACTCGTTGCCCCCATCGGCAAGCAGTACCCGCACGCGTACCGCGCCGAACACAACCGGTCGCGCGCATTCGGCCTCGAGTACGGCCAAGCGCTCCTCACCCACCGGCCCGGTCCCGACCCGCACGTCGAGATGCACCCGATTCTCGACCACCTTCCCCTCGGGCACGCGTGTGCGGGAGAAGGAGTTTCGTGAGTGAGGAACGTCCTTCTGGTGTCGAACCGGTCCCGGATCCACGGCGATGACGGAATAGGTCCAGCGCGAGTGCGGTTGGCCTGACCCGTGGCCGTGATGCGCCCACCAGCTACAAGACGCGAGGAGTACCCGTGAAAATTGTTGTTATCGGCGCCACCGGAACCATCGGCGCGGCACTTGCGGATGCGCTGGCGGCGGACCATGAGGTCGTGCGGGCCTCCCGGCGCGGGGCGGTCCGGGTCGACCTGGCCGATCCGGCTTCGATCAAGACCCTGTTCGCCACGGTCGACAACATCGACGGGGTGATCGCGGTCGCGGGCAGCGGCCGCCTCACCGAGCTCACCGATCCGTCCGACGACAACTATTTCGTCGGTCCGGACAGCAAATACCTCGGTCAGATCCACTTGGTGCGCCACGCGGCACGTTGTCTCAACAGCGGCGGTTTCGTCACTCTCACCAGCGGTGTCGTGCCACCTACCGAATCGGGTCTGTCGTTCGCCGCGGCGGTCAATACCGGGCTCGACGGATTCGTACCGGCCGCGGCATCCGAGATGCCGCGCGGGATCCGCGTCAATTCGGTGAGCCCGGGCTGGATTTCGGAAACGCTGGAGTCGATGGGACGCGACGGCGCGGCCGGAACCCCGGTGTCCGAGGTGGTCCGCGCCTATGTGGAGCTCGTCGACGGGACGACGAACGGGCGGGTGATCCGCCCGGATCACCTACCTGAGCACTAGCCGTAGAGGCGAATGAAGTCCTGGGTCGGGTCGACCGCGGGCACCGTGTAGCTCGACGAACTCCCGTCGACGTGGGTTTCCTCGACGTAGCGGGCGGGTTCGGCGGGCAGACGGCGCCACCGGGCGCGTGGATCACCGACCTGCTCTCGCTGACTATTCGACGCCATGACGTCCCCCTTCCAGAATCGTGTCACTACATACTACCCGGAGTTACACGCCCGGTGAGGAATGCGCTGCGGCAAAGGCCAAGGCGGGCTGGAGTTTCCAGGATGTTGCTGTCGGGCCAGCCGCGACGACAGTCGAGTCCGAATTCGCGGCCTTGCGCTACTTCGCGCTGGCACCGATCACAGTCACGGCGAGCAGGACGCCGCCATCGCCGCACCGAATTCGGCCGCATCCTTCGAAACGACACGATCGCCGCAACCCCTCACATCGAGTATTGCGACGACCGCGTCAACCCAAGCTGCTGACAGCTTGTCCATCTCAAGAGCGCCTCAGGAGTAAAGACACCCTGTGGCGCCGGGGGAGATACGCCTACGGTATGCCGACTTAACACTGCAACTGCACTCGCCCGGTTCGGTACTGTAGTTTCCCAGGTGATGCTGGAACATGTTGTGGCTGTATATGATTCGTTGTGTGATCGGATAGATGACCAGTCTCGCCTGGCTGAGCCACGGGTCAGGTGAGTGATCGTGTGTCGGGCGCTGGCCCCGATTTGGAGCATGGGTAGTTTGTGCAGCACGACGTGTGCAGACGAGACATAGCTGGCCGCCTGCCATACACCGCTGACCAGGAGAGCTGAACATGTCACCCTACGATCCGAAACGGGAACTCAAACAGCTGTACGCACCGAGGAATCGGGCATGGGAGCTGGTTGATGTGCCCGAGCAGCAGTTCCTTGCCGTCGATGGTGTCGGAAACCCCAACACCGCAGCCGAATACGCGAGTGCGGTGGAGGCCCTGTACACCGTCGCATACACGCTCAAATTCGCAAGCAAGCGCGGTGAGGGACGGGATTTCGTGGTTGCTCCCCTGGAAGGATTGTGGTGGGCGGATGACTATGAGGCTTTCACGATCCGGGCGAAGGACACCTGGCATTGGACCATGCTGATCAGCCAGCCGGAGTGGATCACCAAGGACATGGTCGAGAACGCGAAACAGGCCGCGCTGGCCAAGAAGAAGCTGCCCCGCATCGCCGACCTGCGTCACCACACATTGCAGGAGGGTCGATGTGCCCAGGTGCTGCACATCGGCTCCTACGACGACGAGGCCCCGCTGCTGGCCGAACTGCACCAGAACTACTTGCGCGCCAACAGGCTCCGGGAAGCGGGACTGCACCATGAGATCTACCTCAGCGACCCGCGCAAGACCGATTCCGCCAAGCTGAAAACTGTTCTGCGGCAGCCGGTAGCGGCGCTGGATTAATCGGACTCTGGTCGGTGGTGACCGCGACGGCGGCAGTGCGGGCCACGGCGTCGCCAGCGTGACCGGGGCCGGATGTGATCGACGGGACTGAGCCGAGTTAGCACGAACGCGATCAGCAAGCGACGGATCTCCGGCAGAACGATCATGCCCCTCCTCGGAAGGTCGCTGATTCGCGGCAACGGTCTCACTGCGGGCAGGCAAGAGTCTCGGCCGCCCGATGGCTCTGCATGAAGTGCGCCGTCACGTACGTTGATGGCGCGGGAATAAGGCGCGTGCAATGAAAGTTGATAACACGTATGGCAATCGAAACCGCAGAACTGAGCCCCACGGGATGGGTGCAGGACCAGACGAAGAAGATCCTCGAGACCGGAACCACGGAGGGGATCGAAGTGCTCGGGTCTCCAGTGGTATTGCTGACCCTGCGCGGCGCGAAGACCGGCAAACTGCGCTACACCCCGGTGATGCGGGTGGAACACGACGGCAAGTACGCGGTGGTGGCATCCAAGGGCGGCGCCGCCGAGCACCCCACCTGATACCACAACATCAAGGCGCACCCCGAGTTCCCGCTCCAGGACGGCACCACGACGAAGAACTACGTCGCACGTGAGATCGAGGACGCCACCGAGCGAGCCGAGTGGTGGGACCGCGCGGTAGCCGCCTACCCGGCCTACGCCGACTACCAGAAGAAGACCGACCGCCAGATCCCGGTGTTCGTACTCGAGCCAAAGTAGCGAGTGAGCCGACGACCCACGTCGATCACAAGCGACGAAAAGCAACTGTGCCTTCGCTCGAAAGGCACAGCTGCTTCCGGTCGACCTCTGACGGATTACCCCGGGAGGGTGCCGCCCTGCGCGACAGTGGAATTCGCCGCGCAGGCCGTCTCATGAACTGCGCGGACCGGGCACGCTACTGCACGAGCAGTGGCTGACCTTCCGCCCGGACTAGAAGGCGTTCGCGCCCGAGGTCGCGGGCTTCGCTGCCATCCGGCCTGACGCGACAACCATGATGGACAACAGATCCGGCGGCTACCTCGCCGCCCGCGCCGCCGCCTTCGAATATCGGCTGGCAGCCAATACCTTGTACTACGATCTTCAATGGAGACGGGGCTCCGCGATCTCCCCGCCGGGAGTCGTCGATGCTGCTCGGGCAGGGTGAGATGAGCCAATACCGTGATCGTCAAGTTGCTATCTGGTAGCCATCGAACTGTATATGAGTACTGTACAGTTGTACATAATCGAAGTGCGGTGACCGGCGTGTACATGTCGGCGGTCGCCCGCTTCACATACCGGGGGTGGAGAACACCGTGAATCGGTTGCCGTTCGGGTCGAGGATGCGCGAGTAGACCAGCCCGTCCGGATTGGTGTCCGGGCCGAATTCGACTACGGCTCCGAGGCTTTCGGCGAGTTCGTTCACCTCGGGAACGTCACCGACCAGGAACGAGGGGATGAGGTAGTCGGCACCGTCTGCTCCGAGGTCGTACATCCCTCCGGAGGGCCACTCTTTGCCGGTGAAGATGTTGTAGTACTGCTTGCCGCCCGCGGTGTCGTCGAATTCGAAACGCCAACCGAACGCCCGGGTGTAGAAGGATTGCGTGGCCTTGTGGTCGGTGGTTCCGACCTCGAACCAGGCCATCGAGCCCCGTGCCGGTTTGGCGGCGGCTTGGACGATGTAGTCCTCCCCCACTTCCACGCGTTCCTCGAATCTTTCGCTGGTGCTGCGGGAAAACAGCGAGAAGGCATTGCCCTGCGGGTCGGCGAGAACCGCGAACCAGGTCACGTCGCCGACCTGAGTGGCGGGAATCACCACGGTCGCACCGAGTTTCGTGAGCCGGGCGACGTCGGTGGACAGGATGGACGTATCCAAAGGTAGAGGGCCAATAGGTCACTGACTGACCTGTTGATGCGTCAGGATGTTGGAGACTGAAAGCCGTTCAGGTAATTGGCACCCGATCCGCGTTACGGAACACCGTGCTCGGCAATATATTCCGAAAATACCGTCACCGCACCAGGATCCACGCTGATCTACGCCGACCGCATTCACGAACCCGGACCCACGGCGACGAAGAAGAAGGGCAGGCCGGTGGATCCGTGGTCGTCGGGCAAACATCGTCGCCACGACGGCAACGTCCAGGTGCTCACCGCCTCGGATGGCTGGCCACTGTGGACCTCGGCGTATGCCCCGGCCGCACCCACGATGTCACCGCGCCGCGCACCCACCCCGGCCTGCTGCCCGCCCTCGAGACCTGGCTCGGCGAGGACCGTGCGGCGAATCAGTCTGTGCCCCTATCGGATCGGCGCTATTGTCGCCGTCGATGCGACACTGGAAGGGTGTATTTTTCAGGGCGCTTGCCGCCCGGGGAGTTTTGGGCTCGTTACGACGAGGCGGAAGGACGGATTCGCTCGGAAGCCGCTGCCGTAGCGCTATTTCAGGTTGCGGACTGGGGAGGGCCAGTCATGTTGGGCGAATGGGAGTATCACGACGGGCAGTTGGCTGTCGTAGGTCTACTGCACGGAAATCCCGATTCGGATGGGCCTGTTGTTCAGGTACGGACCACGACCAACGACACGATGAGCGATCTAATCGGCTTGCGTATGCGGTTGCTCGGCCCGGCGGGTGATGAGGATCGACTGTGGCAGACCCTGAGTGCCATGACAGCAGATCCCGGCATTCCGGCGACAATCCCGATCGACTCCAAAGAAGTGGACTTCAGCATTTGGCAATGGACGGATCGGTGGTGGGCGACAGCCACCTACGCCGGACATGGCATTGTGATCGAGGCCGAGCGGATCGACATCGATGCACTTGCGCTAGCCAGAATCGAAGACATCGAGCCGTATTTGATGGGCCGTCGCGAATGGTTACGGCAGCGGCGCGGTGAGGCATGAGCAAAGCTGTTGGCCTGCGCCCATGCACTCTCGCACAGCACAGGTCGCGAGGACCGGTCGTGGAGTAAGGGGACCAATGCCGCCAGCCGCGCAACGTCGTCGCCGGACCGACAAGCCGCGTCGGGAAGTCATTGCGGACAGCACCCGTTCCGGCCTGACCGGTGGGCAACGATGTCGCCGCCTCGGAGATCGAACTCCGGGCAGCGACATCGACCATTCGGTGATTCTGGCGTCAGGAATCTGCATTATCCGGACTTCGCCGGGCGCGGCATAATGTCGCCGCTCATGGGCGCGTCGGCGCGGGGGCCGCCGACGGCCCGGGGTTATCGTTCTCGGTAGCCGGGAGGTTGGAACTCCGGCGAGCTGTTCCGAAGTCGTGGCGATGCATTGCGGTAACCGGAAACATCGAATCGATGCAGGGAGCTTGTCGTGCGCCGAACCTTTCTCGCGATGACGGTCGTAGTGATATCCATGGTTGCCGGGCGCGCGAATGCGGAGCCGTTACCCGTGCCGTATTCGCTGACGGCGCTTGCCGCGTCCGCGGTCACCGCGACCGCGCCATTCGACCCACCGGGCGGCAACGACTGGCACTGCGTACCGAATGCCGCGCATCCGCGGCCGGTGGTGCTGGTGCACGGGGTCGGCGGGAACGGCGAGGACAGCTGGCAGAGCTATTCCCCGATGCTCTACAACGAAGGCTATTGCGTCTTCGCGATCACCTACGGTGCCCTGCCCGGCGCGCAAGGACCGTTGGCGGGGGTGGGCGGGCTCGTCCCGATCGCCGAATCCGGCGTGCAGCTACGGGAATTCGTCGATCGGGTGCGCGCGGCGACCGGCGCGGCTCGGGTGGATATGGTGGCCTGGTCGGAGGGCACGCTGGTCGGCGCCGACTACATCCAATTCGAGGGCGGCTCCGAGGCGGTCGAGCAGGTGATCAACCTGGCGCCGATCTGGCAGGGCACTCAGATCGCGCAGCCCCTGGTGTCCGCGCTCGAGGCAACCGGCACCTACGACGCCACTGCCGCCGCGTTGGCACCCGTCTGCGCATCGTGCGTGGACATGCTGACCGGCTCCGCGTTCATCACCCGGCTGCAAGCCAGCGGCGTCTACGCCGACCGCGTGCGCTACACCGACATCGTCACCACCGCCGACCGCGAGGTCATCCCCTACACCAGCGGCGTCCGCGCCGCACCCAACGCCACCACCATCGTGCTCCAGGACATCTGCCCGACCGACCTGTCCGGCCACAACGGCCTCTCCGAGGACCGCACCGTCGGCGCGCTCATCCTCAATACCCTTGCCCCGGAAACGATCACGCCCATCCCCTGCCAGCCGACCATGCTGCCCTATGTCTGATCCGGCCTACGGCAACCGGGACCGGTCCCGGCGCATCGTGTCGACGAGCCGATCCCACAGCGCCGCAACGGGAGCCACGGTCCAGCGGGCGAGGCCGGAGCGTCGTGCCAGGGGGTGCGGGCGGGTGGGGGCCAGCGACTCGGCCGTGAGCAGTGACCGGCCGAGTTCGCGGCGGTCGGCGGCGGGCAGGGAGCCCAGCCACACGAACTCCTCCTGTTCCTCCCGGGCGCAGTGCAGGCCCGCCGCCGCGGCGAATTCACCGAAGTCCAGGTGGAATCGGGGATCGTCGGCGCCCAGGGCGCACAGCGCGGCGAGCGCGCGTTCCAGGTCGTTCTCCTCGGCCATGAGGTGATCGACCACATGGCCGGGGATCCCCGCGCTCCGGGCGGCCGGATGTGCCACGCGGTGTTCGGCGTATTCGTGCGCGGCGAACAGCCGGACCAGATCGTCGAAGCGGCGCGGGATCGCCCGGCCGCCGGACTGGATCCGGTCGAGCAGATCATGGATTCGGCGATGCCGATCCAGCAGCACCGCGACCAGATCGGCGGTCGGCTCCTGCCCGATGAATTCGTGTCGCATCCGATACTCCTTTTCCCGCAGAACGGCCGACGCTTCCCGGCTACCCGCGCCACCCGAGCCCAACCTTGCGCGAGACGAAACAAACTGTGCGCCAAAGCGAATGGCACACGATTGCGCCTGGTCGGTTTCCGTGCGATTCGGAGACGGCCGAAGGGGTAGGCCGAGGATGTCCGGCAGAGCCCGCGCAGGGCGAACCCGAGCCGCACCGGTGCGGCAAATCATGTTCGCAGCAAAACGAACTCAGGGAGGAATGATGTCCGACCCTACAACGCCCACCACCACAACGCCCACCACCTCGACCCCGGCGCCCACCACCACATCCCCGGCACCGCCCACTCCGGACCGCACCGCCGACACCGCGGCCGGGCCGCGAGCACACCGTGGTCACGTCGCGCACCTCGAGAGCCGGGCCGCGATGGTAGGCACGATCGCGGCCGCGGTGCTGTTGGTCGTCGCCGGGGCGGTGCAGATCCTGGAAGGGGTCTCGGCCGTCGAAGCCGACGACATCATCGTGGTCGGCCCGCAATACACCTATCAGTGGAACTCCACCGGCTGGGGTGTGGTCCACATCGTGATCGGCGCGCTGCTCGTGGTCGTCGCCGGGGCATTGTTCACCGGGCGGATCTGGGGGCGGGCCATCGCGATCGTGCTCGCCGCCGCGTCGATCGTGGCGAACTTCCTCTGGTTGCCGCACAACCCGTGGTGGTCCGTCCTCGTCATCGCGCTGGACGCCTTCCTGATCTGGGCCGTGGCCACCTGGCACCACCACGCTCCCGCCGCTGCCGCACCCGCGCCGCTCACTCGTGAGTGACGAGCCGTAGCCCGATCGTGTCCGCGCTCGGTCATGTCCGGCGCGACTTGCCGCACTGCGCGATTGGCGGGGCCGCGGGCGGGTAGAACGCCGACATGACCACGGACATCGATCGGTTGCTGCAGACTCTCACCCGGGTGGTGAACGCCCTGCTCAGCGAGGAGGTACCGTTCGCGGTGGCGGGCGGGTGCGCCATCTACGCCCGCGGCGGCCCGGCCTCCGACCACGATGTCGACATCTTCGTCGAACCCGCCCACGCCGCCCGCGCGCGGCGGGCGCTGGTCCGCGCCGGGCTGCGGGCGGCCGACCCCGCCGAGGATTGGCTCACCAAGGCGTATGACGGAGAAACCTTGGTGGACTTGATATTTCAGCCCAATCACCGACCGGTCACCGCGGCCCTGCTCGCGCGGGCGACCACGCTGCGCGTCGGCCCGACGATGGCCCCGGTGATCAGTGCCACCGACCTGATGGTGGACAAGCTCATGGTCCTGGACTCGCACCGGCTCGATTTCGCCGGACTGCTGCAGGTCGCACGCGCGCTCCGCGAGCAGGTCGACTGGCAACGGGTGCGGGAGGAGACCGGAATGTCGCCGTACGCCAAGGCATTTCTCGGTCTGCTCGACGACCTGCACATCAGCCACGAGGACGCCTCCCGGACCGTCGCCCCCGCCGGTGGCCTCCTCCCCCAGTATCTCGAGGCGAACCTCCGCCGCGCCTTCGCCGAGGACCCCCGGACCGCCGAACTCGGTATCGGAGTCGACATTCAGGGCGACGCGGTGGAATTGCGCGGCGAGGTCGACACCGCGCACCGGCGGCGGCAACTCGAGGACATCGTCCACGAGCAGGCACCGAAACTCCAGGTGTACAACAGTATTCGCGTGACCGATCGCACCGCCCCGACCACCGGCGAGCGGCTCGACTGACCGTCACCCGTCACCGCGTTCACGCAGACCGGACAGGCAGACGGCCGCTTCCAGCAGGGCCGCGTGCACGAACGCCTGGGGCAGATTGCCGCGGAGCTGGCGCTGGGTCACGTCGAATTCCTCGGCGAACAGCCCGGGCGTCCCGCACGCGGCGCGGTTGCGCTCGAAGAACCGCATCGCCGTCACCGGCCGCCCGAGTTGCGCCGCGGCGATGGCGGTGGTGAACCCGCACAGCAGGAACGCGCCCTCGCACACCTCCAGCGGCCGCTCGTCGTGCCGATACCGGTAAACGTAGAAGTCGCTGCACAATTCGTCCTCGACGGCGCGAAAGGTGTTGGCGTACCGCGGATCGTCGACGGGGAGGGCGCCGCGGATCATCGGAAACAGCAGCGCCGCATCCACTCCGGGATGCCGGGGACCGCGCTGCCAGCGCCCCTCGGGGTGCAGGCCGGTGCGCGCCGCCGCGGCGAGCAGCGTGTCGGCCAGCGCCGAACACGCCGCGGTGTCGACCCCGGTCGACGGGCAGGACGCCGCGGCCCGCAGGCCCGCGGCGCAGGTCAGCCGCGAATGGGTCCACAGCTGGTCGTCGAGCTCCCAGATGCCCGCGTCGGGGCGGCGGTACCGGTCGGCGATGGCCGCGACCGCCACCTCGACGGCGCGGCGATGCTCGGCCGACAGTCGATCGTGGCGGCCCGCGGCGGCGAACAGCAGCAGCGCCTCGCCGAAGGTGTCGAGCTGGAACTGCCTGCGCGCCCGATTGCCCACCACCGGGCGGGCTCCCGGGTACCCCGGCAACTCCAGCTCCCGCACCGCGGGCACCTGGCGGCCCGCCACCGTATACGCGGGCAGCACATCGGGGCCGTCGGCGAGCAGGCGCTCGGCCGTGAAATCGACCGCGGCGTCCAGCAGCGGATGCGGCCCGACCGCGGCGACCGCCTGACCGGCCAGGCATTGGTCGCGAATCCACACGTACCGGTAGTCGTAGTTCTCGTTCTGGTCGGCGCGCTCCGGCAGGCTCGTCGTCGCCGCCGCGACCATGCCGCCGCTGTCGGCGGTCATCCCCCGCAGGACCGCGAACGCCTGGCCGGCGTCCCGGGCCGCCACGCACCCACCCAGCTCGGGCACCTGCTTCGCCCACGCGGATTCCGTTTCCGCCCATAGGAATTCGGCCTCGGGCGGCCGCTCGGGCAGGCGGGTGTCGGACAGTTCGAGAACCAGATCGTGCGATTCGCCCGCGGGAACCGACAGACGCCCACTCCAGTACCCGTCGTCGGTGACCGTCATGGCGGCCGCTCCCGTCCAGCGCACCCGGATCGGCCCCGTGCGCGCATGCCAGACACCGTCGCCGTCGCGGTGCGGGGCCGTCATCGGCCGTGCGCCGAAGGCCGCGGCGGGCCGCAACACGATATCGACCTCCGCGGTCTCGTTCACCGCGACGATGCGGCGCAGCAGCACCGCCCGGTGCGCCTGTCCCGGAAAGGCCAGCGCCTCACGGCATTCGATCACCGCCGACCCCGCCACCCACCGCGAACGCCAGATCAACGTGCCGGTCTCGTAATAGCCGCCCCACACGAACCGGTCCGCGGGCGCGACCGCGTACACGCCGCGACCACCCAGCAGCGTGGCGAAGACCGCGTCATCGTCCCAGCCGGGCACGCACAGCCACGACACATCGCCCCGGGGGCCCACGAGCGCGCCACGCTGGCCGTCCGCCAAGAACGCGTACTCCCGCAGCACGTGCGGGGCGAAGATCATATCCGGGCCCACGACTGTCCGATTACCACGCCGACGCCCGGATAACCACCGACCGGTCAACCCGCGATCAGCGCGGCGATGACCACGCTGCCGACCACGAGCCAGGCGGCGTAATCACCGAGATGGCCGCTGTGGGCGCGATGCAGGACGTGGACCAC from Nocardia terpenica includes the following:
- a CDS encoding glycoside hydrolase family 15 protein; amino-acid sequence: MIFAPHVLREYAFLADGQRGALVGPRGDVSWLCVPGWDDDAVFATLLGGRGVYAVAPADRFVWGGYYETGTLIWRSRWVAGSAVIECREALAFPGQAHRAVLLRRIVAVNETAEVDIVLRPAAAFGARPMTAPHRDGDGVWHARTGPIRVRWTGAAAMTVTDDGYWSGRLSVPAGESHDLVLELSDTRLPERPPEAEFLWAETESAWAKQVPELGGCVAARDAGQAFAVLRGMTADSGGMVAAATTSLPERADQNENYDYRYVWIRDQCLAGQAVAAVGPHPLLDAAVDFTAERLLADGPDVLPAYTVAGRQVPAVRELELPGYPGARPVVGNRARRQFQLDTFGEALLLFAAAGRHDRLSAEHRRAVEVAVAAIADRYRRPDAGIWELDDQLWTHSRLTCAAGLRAAASCPSTGVDTAACSALADTLLAAAARTGLHPEGRWQRGPRHPGVDAALLFPMIRGALPVDDPRYANTFRAVEDELCSDFYVYRYRHDERPLEVCEGAFLLCGFTTAIAAAQLGRPVTAMRFFERNRAACGTPGLFAEEFDVTQRQLRGNLPQAFVHAALLEAAVCLSGLRERGDG
- a CDS encoding DUF7144 family membrane protein, translated to MSDPTTPTTTTPTTSTPAPTTTSPAPPTPDRTADTAAGPRAHRGHVAHLESRAAMVGTIAAAVLLVVAGAVQILEGVSAVEADDIIVVGPQYTYQWNSTGWGVVHIVIGALLVVVAGALFTGRIWGRAIAIVLAAASIVANFLWLPHNPWWSVLVIALDAFLIWAVATWHHHAPAAAAPAPLTRE
- a CDS encoding short chain dehydrogenase, with the protein product MKIVVIGATGTIGAALADALAADHEVVRASRRGAVRVDLADPASIKTLFATVDNIDGVIAVAGSGRLTELTDPSDDNYFVGPDSKYLGQIHLVRHAARCLNSGGFVTLTSGVVPPTESGLSFAAAVNTGLDGFVPAAASEMPRGIRVNSVSPGWISETLESMGRDGAAGTPVSEVVRAYVELVDGTTNGRVIRPDHLPEH
- a CDS encoding hemerythrin domain-containing protein, coding for MRHEFIGQEPTADLVAVLLDRHRRIHDLLDRIQSGGRAIPRRFDDLVRLFAAHEYAEHRVAHPAARSAGIPGHVVDHLMAEENDLERALAALCALGADDPRFHLDFGEFAAAAGLHCAREEQEEFVWLGSLPAADRRELGRSLLTAESLAPTRPHPLARRSGLARWTVAPVAALWDRLVDTMRRDRSRLP
- a CDS encoding nucleotidyltransferase family protein, encoding MTTDIDRLLQTLTRVVNALLSEEVPFAVAGGCAIYARGGPASDHDVDIFVEPAHAARARRALVRAGLRAADPAEDWLTKAYDGETLVDLIFQPNHRPVTAALLARATTLRVGPTMAPVISATDLMVDKLMVLDSHRLDFAGLLQVARALREQVDWQRVREETGMSPYAKAFLGLLDDLHISHEDASRTVAPAGGLLPQYLEANLRRAFAEDPRTAELGIGVDIQGDAVELRGEVDTAHRRRQLEDIVHEQAPKLQVYNSIRVTDRTAPTTGERLD
- a CDS encoding GyrI-like domain-containing protein, with amino-acid sequence MPEQQFLAVDGVGNPNTAAEYASAVEALYTVAYTLKFASKRGEGRDFVVAPLEGLWWADDYEAFTIRAKDTWHWTMLISQPEWITKDMVENAKQAALAKKKLPRIADLRHHTLQEGRCAQVLHIGSYDDEAPLLAELHQNYLRANRLREAGLHHEIYLSDPRKTDSAKLKTVLRQPVAALD
- a CDS encoding esterase/lipase family protein, giving the protein MTVVVISMVAGRANAEPLPVPYSLTALAASAVTATAPFDPPGGNDWHCVPNAAHPRPVVLVHGVGGNGEDSWQSYSPMLYNEGYCVFAITYGALPGAQGPLAGVGGLVPIAESGVQLREFVDRVRAATGAARVDMVAWSEGTLVGADYIQFEGGSEAVEQVINLAPIWQGTQIAQPLVSALEATGTYDATAAALAPVCASCVDMLTGSAFITRLQASGVYADRVRYTDIVTTADREVIPYTSGVRAAPNATTIVLQDICPTDLSGHNGLSEDRTVGALILNTLAPETITPIPCQPTMLPYV
- a CDS encoding VOC family protein, with translation MDTSILSTDVARLTKLGATVVIPATQVGDVTWFAVLADPQGNAFSLFSRSTSERFEERVEVGEDYIVQAAAKPARGSMAWFEVGTTDHKATQSFYTRAFGWRFEFDDTAGGKQYYNIFTGKEWPSGGMYDLGADGADYLIPSFLVGDVPEVNELAESLGAVVEFGPDTNPDGLVYSRILDPNGNRFTVFSTPGM